In Cyclobacteriaceae bacterium, the DNA window ATTTTCAAAGTCAAGGTTACGGGTTTCCAGCACACCCATTACCTGAATTCCTTTTAATGGCTCGCCTGTAAATGGGATCTTCTGGGAGAGCACTACTTGCCGGAACAACTTCTGATAACCTCGCCAGTCGGGATGATTGGTAGAATCATTCAATACCTCCTGAAGACGTGCCAGGTGACGATGAAAGTGAAAAGCATACTCGCGATCAAAGCTTTGCTGGTCGGTAAAGGCTGATCCAAAACGTTCTACCGCATATAATAGATAAGCAGATGCATCCTTTGACTCTACTACCTTAAAGATATCTGCCAGTATACCTTCTGCCTGAAGTTCGCTGACCGGGATGTACACCCTGTTCTTGTCAAGAATATCGTTTCGGAGACGGACAGAATTTTTTTCATCCATCGCAACCATATAAGTATGTCTCAAAATCGCGGTAACCTGTCGGTGACTGAAATCATCTCCCCTTCTCTGAAGCTGCAGCTCTATGATAAGGTCCAGCAAATTATACAATGGAGTATTCCGTAAAGGATAACCCATCGTCACATTGATATTATCGAGTGACGGTGGAAGAGAATGAAGAACAGGAAGCAGCATGGATTCATCCGGCAGAACGATCACAGTCTTTTCAGGATCAAGTCCTTTCAGGAGGCGTTCATCCAGCACCTGCCCCACGAGTTTTGATTGCCCGATGCGCTGCGGCACACCTGTGAGGTTAATATTCTTTTCCGACTTCAGAAATGAAGAAGCTTTGCCTTCAAATGTTTTTCCGAGAACAGGATGCTTCTGGTATTGTCTCATAAACTGACCCGCTTCCTGCTGACGATCGTTCAGATAGTAATCATCCAGATCCCATTCAACCTGAGCACCGGCTTCAACAAAATGACTGATCATCATTTCTTCAGCCTTTGTCAATGCATTGAAGCCCGCAAATATTAACTGACCATTCTTATCCTGTTTGGCATTTATCTTTTCTATGCGGTCAATAACATCTCGGTGGATCATGCCCTCATATCCAAGTCCTTCCTTCCTCAACGCCTTGGTATATTTTGAATAGACATCAGGAAGCTTCTTCCAGACTTTCAGAAACTCCTCTTTGTTTACTGATGGTCTTTCATCAAAGCCTATCCAGAATTTTCTAAGGAACTCCTTTTGTTCGTCTGTCAGGTAATCAAAAGATTCATCCAGCTCTTTCAGCTGACTGAGGTCCTTGAAAAGCAGGGGCGCATCGATCAGATACTTATCTACCTCATCAAAATCTCTCAGCAGCATTTCTCCCCAGAAATAAAATCTGTCAAAAGGTTCTTCCCTTTTCATCACCGTTCCATAGATCTTATACAGCCTGAAGATCAATGAAAGTCTGTCGGGCTCTCTCAATTCAGAAAGGCCAGAAAAGAATTCTTCGATGCTTAATAGTTTCGGCGACCATGCTGGCTTTACGATGCTGTCTGCGAGATATTTTCTAAAGAACAAAGCCGCGCGGCGATTTGGGAAAATCACTGTAACATCCTCCAGCTTTTTATGCTGTGCGATGATCTTCTCCGCTAATTCTTTAAGAAAAGGTTTCATTTAATTAAGGCCGAGACTCAGATTTGACTTACTCATTACTTCAACAACCTCCATGTTATCCAGGTAGAGAAGGTATGCTTCTACATTGGCATAGCCCATTTGAGTGAGCACTTGCGCATACTCCTCCACCTGCTTGCGATCCTGCCCTTTCTTTGCTCCCGTTTTATAATCAATGATGATTGTTCTTTTCGGATGGATCAATATTCTGTCGATGCGACTTTGCCTTCCACCGGGTAATAATATTCCCGCTTCATTTTTTACGTCCCATTCTTTGCTGTACCACTTCCCGATCACGGGATGCTTCATCATCTTTTCCAGCGCTGTTCTTAAAACTCCCAGTTCATCCAGCGTAAGTTCGTTTTTAATATGCAGTTCCGCGAGAACATCTTCAACCTCAGAAGCGTACCGGATCTTCGATAGCTTGCTGTGGAGCACGATACCGTAATTGATGCGGGCACGCTTGTTGGATATCTCCTCTTCAAAAAATTCTGCTCCCTGTTTTTTGATCACAAGTTTTTGACGCCAGTCATACGATGCATATTTCTTAAGCTCCGTCATCTCAAACTCATCTTCCTTTCGTGCCTCACTCAACCGACGGAGCCGGCCTCGTTCAAATTGGAGAGTTTGTGGATTGTATTCATTCTGAAATGAGGGACCTGTGACAATGTCATATAACATGTCGCCGGCGGTTCCAAGTGTTTTCTCCTTTTCCCGATCCTGCCTTCCTTTGTCACTGGGCTTCTTTGCGGAAACGATCAGGCCTTCTTCTGCGCGCGTGAAAGCAACGTAAAGAAGATTAATATTATCCAGATGGGCTTTAATACGTTCGGAATTGTAATTCTCTTCAAACAACGATCTTTCAAGACTGCTGCTATACTTAACGGCCAGATGACCCAATTTATCAAAAGGTTTCTCTTCTGAAGTCGTCCACAACAGAGGTGATTTCATGGGATCATGATCCATTTTCCAACTACAGAAAGGAATGATCACATATTTAAACTGCAATCCCTTTGATTTATGAATCGTCAGAATGTTAACGGCATCGACAGAATCAGGAACCTGAATAGACTTCTTAGGGTTGTCTCTGTTGTTCTCCCACCATTCAAGAAAAGATGCAACATCATTCTTCTCCTGACTGGCAAATTCAAGAATGAGGTCCTGAAATGCCTGCAGATAAGCAAGCTCATCGGTATCCTCTCCTAATTTAAAAATGCGGACCAACTCTTCGGTCAATTCAAAAATTGAAAGCTTGTTGAGCCAGTCATGAGATCTCAGGAATTCTTCCGGAAGAAAGGCTTCCAGATTATTCCTGCCGGCCGCATAGAAAATTGATTCAAGTTCTCTTCCTTTCATTGCTTCAAACACAAGCTCCCCCCGAACCACCGCATCCTTAGGATTATTAATGTATCGAAGAGCGCTTAAAAGAAGGTTGACACAGGAAGCAGTATAAAGTCGGAGGGATTCGCTGGACACCACATCGTACTTAAAATCTTTTTTCGCCTGGGGAGAAGTTTTGTATTGCAGAAGGTAAGATGCGATGTCAGCACCTTCCTTGTTGGTCCGGACGATGATGGCGATATCTTTCAACGCAATTTCCTTGCTCTGAAGTTCTTCGAGTATGGAAGGCAGACGCTCCTTTGCTATTTCTTCCCATGTCTTTTCCTCTTCCTTTTCAAGGAAACTCATGCGTACATATCCATTGCCTGCAAACTTTACTGGTTGCTGTGACACATCTGAAAATACTTCTGCAGGCAATGGCTCCTCCAGCACAGCTGATAACTTCGCTGCTGCCTGCTCAAAGACATTATTATTAAACGTGACAATATTTTCTGCGCTTCTGAAATTTCTGTTCAGAGGGACGACCATTACCTGCTCCTTGCCGATCTCTCTTTCCACTCCGCTTTGAAGCAATTGAAGATCGCTTCCCCTCCACCGGTAAACGGATTGCTTCACATCTCCCACTACAAGGTTGGAATGCCCCTGATCAATAGAATCTTTTAAAAGAGGGAACAGATTTTTCCACTGATAACCGGAGGTGTCCTGAAATTCATCAATGAGATAATTCCTGAAGAATGATCCTATCTTTTCATAAATAAAGGGAGTGTCGCTGTTGTTGATAACCCCATTCAGAAACTTGGGAGCATCCGACAGAAGCATCACGTTGTTCTCCTCTTTGTATTGTCCCAGCTTGCGGGTAATGTCAGTCAGTAATCCAAAGGAGTAAAAGTTCTTCAGTACACTTTTGGCAGAATTGTATTTAGGGAAATTTTCCTGATCATAGGTTATCATTTCACGAAGGATCGGGAATAGCTCTCTCTCTACGATCGGCAGAAATAATTTATAATTTACCCTATCCTTTTTAAGCCAGATTTTATAATCCTGAGCACTGTCTAAAATTCTGGTCTTAGCTTCCTTATACTCGCCCCGCGCATAGGACTCAAAATAACTCAAGGCAGTTCCACTATTACCATTGCTAAAATCAAGGGTGGTCATGGAATTGAGATTGATGATTGCCAAGGCAGCTTTTGCACGGGCTGTCATGAATTTCATATAAGGAGGAATCTCCGCTTTCAGCAACGCAATGGCCTCGCTGTAATATTTACTGTCGGCTTCTCCTGATTTGAGAATTTCTTCTTCTATTACTCTGAAGTCTTCTCTGAATATTTCCTTTGCAAAGGTCTCGAGCTCTCTGGTGACATTCCATGTTCTGCCTTCGTCGAGACTCTCTTTTGAAAACTCTACCACCCATTCCGTAAGCTGCGTGTTTTTTCCCAGCTCATCCATCAGTTCAGAAATCACCTCACTCAATACCAGATCGTTATCCACTTCGAGCCTGAAATTTCCAAGCAACCCGGCTTCTCTTGTGAATGACCGTATTACCTTTTGAAAGAATGAATCGATGGTGCTGATCGCAAACTGCGAGTAATGATGAAGTATTTCAGACTGGATATCCTGACTTTTCTGCTTCAGCTCTTGCTCGCTGATCTTTAGCATTTCCATGATTTCGCTGGCAAGATCATTGGATTTTCCATTGGCGAAATCATTGAGGTATCGCATGATCCGCGCCTTCATTTCAAGCGTTGCCTTGTTGGCGAACGTAACCGCAAGGATATAGCGATAGTGATCAGGCTTACCGCTTAGGGCCAGCGTAATGAATTCTTTGGCCAGCGTTCGGGTCTTTCCCGAACCTGCTGAGGAACGATATAGCTTAAAGGTCTTCACGAATTATACAAGCCCGATTTACGAATTACATCATCAAAAAACACGCCCCGGAAGGCATTCTTACTTCGTAATTTGTCAAGGCAATTCCCTATCTTGAAATAATTCTGTGTCTATGGCCCGGCTTGCAAAATTTGCGGACGCTTTCTTCTATTCTTTCCCCGTTCAATTACTGTTGAACAATTTCAAACGCAACCAGGTGCTGTTGCTTTGCTGGATCATTCTCTTTGCCATGATCACCGGCAACTTTGGAAAATATCTCGGTATCCCGTACTTATTTCTTGACCCGGAATATCTCAACAAGGTAAATTTTACAAGCTTCTTTATCATCGGCGTACTGGTATCCGGTTTTACCGCTGCCTATAACATCACCTGCTACATCGCCGACGGACACAGGTTTTCATTTATCGCTGCTCTATCCAATCCATTCAATAAATTCAGTCTTAACAACAGTATTCTTCCCGTTACTTTTCTGATCACCTACCTATATCAGATGATCCGCTTCCAGGTGAACAATGAATACACCACCGGAGGTCAGCTGCTTTGGAACATTGCGGGATTCTTCTGCGGCTATATCGCCATGGCAGGAATACTGCAGATCTATTTCAAGTTTACCCAAAAAGATATTTTTAAATATGTCATCTGCAGACTGGATGAAAAGATCAAACAGAACGTAAAGGTCACACGGGCGAGCGCGATGAAAAAGCTCGACATCGTTCGCAAGAAGCAGGTAAGGGTTGACAACTACTTCGATCACAGGTTGAAAGTCAGGAAAGTCAGCGATGAGAATGAGTTCTATGACAAGACCGCCATCCTTCAGGTATTCGATCAGAACCAGTTCAATCTGGTCATTATCGAGCTGCTCATCTTTGCAGTGGTATTGATCCTCGGCATCTTTAAAGATTACCCTGCATTTCAGTTTCCGGCCGCAGCAAGCTTCATGATATTCCTCACCATCTTCGTCATGCTGTCAGGAGCATTCTCCTACTGGTTTGGTGGATGGTCGATCACAGTAGCCATGGGAATCTTTCTGGTATTGAATTTTCTCGCTGGTGAAGGATGGCTCACCAAGAAGTACCAGGCCTTTGGTCTCAATTATAAAATGGAGCCGGTGGAATACACCATTGATGGACTGAAAAGTCTCAACAATGATTCTACCATTCAATTTGCCAGGAGAAACACCTTAAGCATTCTTGAAAACTGGAAAAAGAAATTTGAAGGCAAGCCTGTGCCCAAGATGGTGTTCATCTGTTCAAGTGGTGGTGGTAAACGCGCGGCACTATGGACTTTAGCAGCTCTTCAACAGGCAGACAGTCTAAGCGGTGGCAAGCTGATGGATCAAAGCATGCTGATCACAGGTGCCTCCGGAGGATTGATCGGCGCCAGCTATTATCGTGAAGTAGTGCTTCGGAAGAAGATGGGAGAAGATATCAAGCCTTATTCCCCAAGTCATCAGAGAAAGATCGCTACTGACAATTTAAATCCATTGATCTTCAGCTTGCTGGCGAATGATCTGTTTGTTGGATTTACAAAATTTGAATATGCAGGCCAGCGCTATTCACGCGATCGTGGATATACGTTTGAAGAGCAGCTCAATATTGATACAGAATACATGATGGACAAAAAGATCTCGGACTATCAGAAGCCGGAAGCTGATGCCATCATACCCATGCTGATCCTTTCACCGACGATCATCAATGACGGCCGCAAGCTTTACATCTCACCTCAGCCCATCTCCTACCTCAATTCTGATATCCTGAATTTTCCGAAGTATGGCAATTCCAAGTTCAGTGGAGTAGACTTTCAGCAGATGTTTGAAAAGCAGGGAGGCTCTAACTTAAGATTTCTGTCAGCGCTGCGGATGAGTGCAACGTTTCCATACATTACACCGAATACAACACTTCCAACGAATCCACCGATTCAGATCATGGACGCAGGCATCTCAGACAACTTCGGGATTACCGATGCGGTCCGGTTTATCTATGCTTTCCGCGAATGGATTGCGGCTAATACTTCCGGCGTGATTGTTCTCTCCATTCGTGATTCACCAAAGCTGGCTCAGATCTCCGAAGAGAAAGGAAATACATTCATCGACGACTTTACACAGCCGATCGCAAGCGTGTATAACAACTTTGAAAACTTTCAGGATATCACCAACGACAATCTTGTAGGATATGCAAGGTCATGGTTCAAGGATCCGATCGACCGGGTGGATATTCAGTATCTGCCAACGTCTTACACTCCTATCCTTCAAAAGATGGATAGCATCCGTCAGCATAGTGCACGTGCCTCCCTCAGCTGGCGTCTGACCACCCGTGAGAAACAGGGTGTAGTTGAGACACTGAACACTCCTATTAACAAGGAGGCGATTGAGAAGCTGGTGAAGTTGTTGAATTAGAAATTTCATCCCGGTTTCCGAACCAACCTTTAGAATTAACGAACCAACGAATTCGTTAATTTGCGCGCACGATGCCAGGTAAAATAAAACTCTCAGAACTTGTTGATGTCATCCAGGAGACGATCCAGGATCAGTTTGAGGGCGAAGCTTACTGGATCACCACGCAGATCGTGGATGTCAGGAAGCAGGAATCGTTAAGAAGATGCTATCTCAAATTCATTGAGAAAGAAGGCAATACCATCACAACAGAGCTTCGTGGGGTTTTCTGGTCCAATTACTACAACTGGATAGAAGACTTCGAAAAATTCACCAAACAAAAATTTGAGGACGGAATTGAGATCACGTGCCTGGTAAGGGTAAAGTTCCATGCCAAATTCGGCCTGAGCCTGGAGGCCTTGCAGATTGATTTTGCTTACACACTCGGTACACTTGAACTCGAACGCCAGCAAACTCTTGAAAGACTGGTGAAAGAAAATCCAACGTACATCTCTGTGCTCGATGGAATCTACAGAACATTCAATCATTCCCTTCAGTTTCCAAAGGTGATCCAACGCATTGCATTGATCACAGCTCCCAACTCAGATGGTCAGCGTGATTTCCGCCAGGAGACAGAGAAGAACAAACACGGTTATCACTTCATAATAAAGGAGTTCCTCACTCCGATACAGGGTGACGCAGCACACCTTTCCATTCTGCAACAACTGGTGCTGGTGGCTGAGGGAAAAGAGGATTTTGACATCGTAGCCATTGTCCGTGGTGGCGGATCGCAAACCGACTTCAAGCCATTTGATAATTATGAGCTATGTCGTTTCATCGCAGCCTTTCCAATTCCGATTATTACGGGCATTGGACATGATCGCAATACGAGCATCGCCGATATGATGGCGCGGCAACAAAAAACTCCAACGAAAGTTGCCTCTCTCATCGTCGATCATAATCTTGATTTTGAAAACAGTCTCCAGCTTTTGAAAGAACGATTCTTCAATACGGTGGATGATCTGCTGGAAAGTGCTAAGAATGATCTGAAGGAGATGAAGAGGCTTGTGAAATTCTCAAGCCCGGAAACCATATTAAACAGAGGATTCGCCATCATCCGTCAGGATAATAAGATTGTAACAGATCCTGATAAGATCAAAGTAAATTCACAAATACAGACCTTGCTGAAGAATGAGACGATTGAGAGCACGGTGATTCAAAAGACAAAAAATGAAGACATTGAATTATAATGAGGCCTATGCGGCACTTGAAAAGCTCGTCCATGAACTGGAAGATGACAGCATTCAACTCGATACACTTGCCGAAAAGGTAAAGAAGGCTAACGAACTGATAGCAGTATGTGAAGGAAAGCTCAGAAATATTGAGAATGATGTGAAGAAGGAACTAAAAGACTAATCTCCGTCATGAGGAAAGAGCTGGCAAAGAGTGATGGAGAGCGCAAGAAATTCAGCGGAGTGTTCAGCAGGATCGGCAGCAAGAAAAATTACAAAGGATATTCCGAGCCCACCGTATTATTAACTTCCATTAAGGACCTCGAAACAAACACCCAGGTGGCGGATCATGTATGGTTCAGTCTCACGAAAGGCTTTGAGGATGCCGGATTGAAAGAAGGCAAGGAGGGTGCGGTGGTAGTATTTGAAGCACGGATCAAAGAATACAAAAAGGGTTATGTGAACAAGGCATACAAGATCAACCAGCAGAAGATTGATTACAAGCTGAGTCACCCAACGAAGATAAAGCTGATGTAATGCAGCTAATCCATTCATGGAAAACCACTATCATCGTTATTTCAAAATCTATATCTTAGGAATCTGGATATGGAAAAGGAGCCCGCGAGTGATTTTGTGTTTGAAATTGAGAAGAGGCCATCCTATATCTTTATCAAGGCAAAAGGAGTAAGAAAAAATCTCATCTCCATTTCAGAAAGCACCCATCAGGTATTGCAGCTGATGGAGGAATTTCATTGTGACTATATTCTTGGAGATTACCGTGAGACCTCCACTCCTATCTCTACCACCGATGCCTTCAACCTGTCTAGACTTTATGAAGTTGACGATGCTACTTTCCGCAGGCTCAACATTGCGATGGTAGTAAGCTCCAAGGAAGAACCTCTCTACCACTCATGGGAAGAGTTTTGCATCAGGAGGGGATTCAATTACAGGATCTTTCTGGATATAAAGGAAGCAGAGAAGTGGCTGCTGGGATTGATGAAGTAGTCGCTACTACTCCTTGATCTTTTCAGCAACACATTCAATCTCCACCAACGCATCGAGCGGCAACCTGCTCACCTCTACGGTCGTTCTTGCCGGCTTATGATCTCCGAAGAAAGCTTCATACGCTTTGTTCATCAACTGAAAGTCAGCAAAGTTTTTCAGGAACACAGATGTCTTCAGAACATGTGTACGATCTGCCCCCACTGTTTTCAAAACACCTTCAAGGTTGCTTAGTACCAAAGTCGTTTGCTCTGAAACGGTGGCGCCTTCAATCTTTCCTGTTGCAGGGTTAATAGGTGTCTGCCCGGAACAGAAAATCAAATTGCCTGTCATGGTACCATGAGAATATGGGCCAATAGCCGCAGGTGCACGGTCGGTGATAATTTTTTTCATACGCTAAATCTATAACTATTCTGATCCCGGCTTACTTGATCCTGGTGGATTTAATAATAAAGTACGCAGCTGGTATCAGGATGAGCCCCAGCACGAAAGGTAAAAACCAGACTCCCAGGCCATCAGATTGAGCATTGGCATTCTGAATGATCTTGAATACGATCAGTCCGAAAACTATAACAAGCGTCATCTTCAGAAATCTGATCATCCTTGTCGCGTGGGTATACTGCGCAGGTGCGTTCTCCTTTGTCAGACTTGCGGGATAATTGAAAACATGAGGAAATTTATTCAGGATAGTCAATCCAATAAAAATCATAGTTGCAACAAAGGACAGGATCAGAATATTTCCTTTTCCTCCAAAACTGTCGGATTCGCCTGCTGCATTAAAATGAATAGGGATCACGTCCGGCAAACTGGAATAATTTACAACAGCCAATACCCAGACTCCCGCCAATGCGGCCCAACCCGTAAATTCGAACATTGTATCTGTGGGCGATAAGGCCAGTTTAATTCTTGGTCTTGCTTCCATAACAGTGAATTTATTGTTTCTTCAATATAGTGAAAACGTAAAAAAGACGCAAAACGTTGCTGTCAATCTTGATCTAATCACAGTCGGTTCTGTGACCGAATCGAAGGATATGTCCATCAGGATCTCTTACCAGCATCTCTCTTATATTAAACTCCATCGTTTCAGGTGGTGAGATGATCTCCGCACCTTTATCTTTGATCGCAGCATAGTAGGCATCTACGTCGTCCATGATAATGGCTATCCAGGTTCCGGGATGACCTTGGTTGTTCAGGCAGAAAAATATTTCAACTCCGTCTTTTGAGATACCACCAAAGTCAACAGGATTTCCCCATTCCCATGAATCTTCAAAGCCAAGTATCTCCGTATAGAATCTGATGCTTCTTTTAACATCAGTGGAGTAAAGAATGGGGTTTGACTTCTCGAATTTCATACAATAGCAAAACTATAATTTATCCGGCCTTAAGGTAGCATCCATCTCGTCCAGAAATTCAGTCTCATATCTGAAGTTCTGAATTCTCCATCCATTTCCCGGATTATAGAATGTAAAGTTAAATCTCAACGGCTGCCTGGAATACTTGACAATGTAAACAAGATAGACAATGCCATCTCCATAGGATTTCTCACCTATCTTTTCATATCCCTGAAAATCATCGAGCTCGGCCGCAAGTCGTTGAAGCTTTATCGCAACGCTGTCGGATACCGGACCGTAGATGTACTTGTTTGTCGGTAGAAGTGACCTGACTGCTTCAGCCGGTCCTTTGTTATACGTCTGAAAGAACTTCTCTACAATCTTTGCCGGCTCTGAAGTATCAGCCTTCTTCGCCTGAGTACATGAACTCAATGCACCGATTGTCAACATTAATAGTACGATGTATTTCATTTGATCTCTTGCTCTGATTATGCTTCAAGTTAATCCGGCAGATTACAGAATGCAAGAGTCATGAGGGGGCCATCAGATTTCAATTACCCTGAAAAAGTCCCTGTCGAATATTCCAAAATACACGGATGCAGGATACCAGTGATAATACGGCCATATCTGGCGAAGGGAATTTTGCTCTGTGGTGTATGCCTGCATGCATTCTTTTTTCAAAGCTGCATTCGCTGTTATATTAAACTGAACGTCAGGAAACGGCATGCCATCCCTCTGATATACTTTCTTCGCCGCAGCATAAACCGGCATGTTACGCATCACTCTTTCTGATAGTGTTGGAGTAAAAACCGCCTGATAAATTTTCTTTACACTGAATCCTGAATCACTCTTATGTGCCTGGCAATACTCCAGCACTATTTTAGAAACAAGAACATGATCAGGGTGTCCATATCCACCCATTTCACTATCCAATGTGAAAATGACGGTAGGCTTATTCTTTTCGATATAAGCGGCAATGATCTTCGTTAGTGAATCAATTTTAAAATTCTCCGCAAACTTGTCATACGGCATCGGCATGTACGACTCTTCTGAACGTGTATTATTTCTGAAGGTAAAGTCGACCGGATCGACTCCCGACAATCCCTGGATGTCGGCAACCCGTTGAAGATCTTTCTTTCGAATAGGATTCTTCATGCTGTCTTTCTTTGCATAGAGACCTCCGTTCTGATAGAAGCACATCTCCCGGATATCCCATCCGTTTTTACAAAGTGTGGCAATCGTGCCGCTGCTTCCGATCATATCATCATCATGCGCCACGATGATCAACGCATTCTTGTTTTCCACGTGCGCCAGATACGTATCTTCCGGATAGGTTTCTTTTGCTGCAAGAGTTGTGAGGTAATACAAATGCGCGCCAATCGCCAGGACCAATACCAATGCGACATACGCCAGGATCTTAAACAGTTTCTTCATGGGTGGATAGGGGTTCTTAAAAGACAAACCTATCAACGGGCAGGCCCGCGATTGGTTGCAGTCAAATCTTATCTGAATGGCCTTGTTATCCTTTCAGCGTATCGGCAAATGCACGCAGGTAGAGCTTCGAAGGTTGCTTGAGCACGCTCTGCCGGATGTCATCATCACTGAAACTTTTGGAGAAGATGAGTCGTAATGAGCGAACATCTTCCGGTGCCTCAGGTAAAAGAGCGATGTTATCTGCGTATTCAATGCGAAGTTTCTTTAACTTCTTCAACTGTCCCAGTCCCGGAGGCAGACGCTCAGGCTGCTGAACATACATGCCATTCAGGTATAGCGAGTTGAGGGGAAGATTGGCAAGAGGTGCCAGCGATGTCAGCGAACGCGCCAATGGTATCCAGAGATCTTTGAGCTTCGGCAAGCTGGCAATCACCGCCAGTGCATTATCAACATCCAGATTTTCACATTCCGTTACGATAAGCTGTGTAAGATTCTTTGCACCGGCAAGTGCATCCGGCAACACCTTTATGGGAAGACCGCGTAAAGACAGCGACTGCAGATTTTTCAGGTTGGCAATTCCTTCCGGTAATGTCTTCAGGGGATTGAAGCTTAGATTCAGTTCCGTCAGTTGAGTGGCTCGCCATAGTGACTCGGGCAGTGTCTCAAGTTTATTGACAGCAACGTCGAGATCTCTGAGATCCGGTAAGTGTTCAAAGAACTCCGGCAGCGATGTGAGTTTCTCACCAACCATGCGCACATTCGCTTTATAAAGATATGGAATCATTTCCGCAGATGGCTTCGGTGCTTCCTTATCAACAGGTTGCTGAACCATCCTGAGATGCTTCTTCGTTGCGCCTGCAAACAGTGTTTCCTTTGCTTTGATGTCCTCCACTACCAGCACGTCACCAGTAGCGTCACTGAAGAAGCGACGATCCTTACCACTTGCTTTGGCAATCAGCTTGAGAGAAAAACGTTTGGCCAATGCTTCACCTTGTAATCCTGAAAGATCCATCGATGTATCATCGCGGGAAAACAATGCATCCTGAAGTATAATCCTACACACGAGCGACGTGCCGTCATCAGCATAAAAGAATGGAGCAGTGTCCTCAATAGTATCCTGAGCATAACCACGCCCCTTCTCATCGAGGAAGTAAATGATATCGTTTGGTGAGTTCACAACGGGCACAAGCTTGCGTGCTTTACCACCTGCACGGGGAGTTTCGTGACCACCTTTCGTAAGACAAGCATGTGTTCCAAAAAGCCAGCATGGCTCATCCTTCTTCATCCTCGGTCCATCGGGAATCACCAGGCCGCCAAATGCTGCTTCGAAGGCAACGACTGGTGCATGAGATGCATAGCCATACTCTTTACATGTTTTTACTAACTGTACCTTCGACGCACGAAGACTGGCATCCATGATACCGCCACGCTTCTTAAGCAGGGTAAGGACAACGGGTGGCAGTTTAAGTTTCATAGCTTAATATTATCACTTCCAGTAATAATGCCATTTACCTTCACAGCCGTGGTCAAAATACTCTTTGCTGTCAAAGCGATACGGGTATGCTGAAGTATAGTCATACCTTTTTTCTAATTGATCCATCGCCTCAATGATCTTTGCTGAGACGCCGTTCTCCAGATTTTCTTTTATCTGTGCGTCCGTA includes these proteins:
- a CDS encoding patatin-like phospholipase family protein, yielding MLLLCWIILFAMITGNFGKYLGIPYLFLDPEYLNKVNFTSFFIIGVLVSGFTAAYNITCYIADGHRFSFIAALSNPFNKFSLNNSILPVTFLITYLYQMIRFQVNNEYTTGGQLLWNIAGFFCGYIAMAGILQIYFKFTQKDIFKYVICRLDEKIKQNVKVTRASAMKKLDIVRKKQVRVDNYFDHRLKVRKVSDENEFYDKTAILQVFDQNQFNLVIIELLIFAVVLILGIFKDYPAFQFPAAASFMIFLTIFVMLSGAFSYWFGGWSITVAMGIFLVLNFLAGEGWLTKKYQAFGLNYKMEPVEYTIDGLKSLNNDSTIQFARRNTLSILENWKKKFEGKPVPKMVFICSSGGGKRAALWTLAALQQADSLSGGKLMDQSMLITGASGGLIGASYYREVVLRKKMGEDIKPYSPSHQRKIATDNLNPLIFSLLANDLFVGFTKFEYAGQRYSRDRGYTFEEQLNIDTEYMMDKKISDYQKPEADAIIPMLILSPTIINDGRKLYISPQPISYLNSDILNFPKYGNSKFSGVDFQQMFEKQGGSNLRFLSALRMSATFPYITPNTTLPTNPPIQIMDAGISDNFGITDAVRFIYAFREWIAANTSGVIVLSIRDSPKLAQISEEKGNTFIDDFTQPIASVYNNFENFQDITNDNLVGYARSWFKDPIDRVDIQYLPTSYTPILQKMDSIRQHSARASLSWRLTTREKQGVVETLNTPINKEAIEKLVKLLN
- the xseB gene encoding exodeoxyribonuclease VII small subunit; the encoded protein is MKTLNYNEAYAALEKLVHELEDDSIQLDTLAEKVKKANELIAVCEGKLRNIENDVKKELKD
- a CDS encoding DUF1648 domain-containing protein, which translates into the protein MEARPRIKLALSPTDTMFEFTGWAALAGVWVLAVVNYSSLPDVIPIHFNAAGESDSFGGKGNILILSFVATMIFIGLTILNKFPHVFNYPASLTKENAPAQYTHATRMIRFLKMTLVIVFGLIVFKIIQNANAQSDGLGVWFLPFVLGLILIPAAYFIIKSTRIK
- a CDS encoding bleomycin resistance family protein yields the protein MKFEKSNPILYSTDVKRSIRFYTEILGFEDSWEWGNPVDFGGISKDGVEIFFCLNNQGHPGTWIAIIMDDVDAYYAAIKDKGAEIISPPETMEFNIREMLVRDPDGHILRFGHRTDCD